From Desulfuromonas soudanensis, the proteins below share one genomic window:
- a CDS encoding RnfABCDGE type electron transport complex subunit B gives MIEAVLSIGGIGLLAAVTLGVAARKFAVEVDPRELALLETLSGANCGACGYPGCSAYAKAVAEGKAEPSLCTPGGQSTLEKIAHIMGVAAVGAAPQVAVVLCQGDNLRAAAKYRYLGVVDCVAAQRIADGPKICPGGCLGLGTCARVCPFGAIEMTSEGLAVISREKCTGCRKCVGACPRQVIAMTPLDATVHVLCNSHDKGAAVRKYCQVGCIACMICKKTVPEAYVIEDFLAKVVYEHYQESGAAVEKCPTKCIRDFVDGYPEGSRFAPPVVPVKRQEAV, from the coding sequence GATCGAAGCTGTTCTGAGTATCGGCGGTATCGGACTCCTGGCCGCAGTCACCCTCGGCGTCGCCGCCAGAAAGTTCGCCGTCGAGGTCGACCCCCGGGAGCTGGCGCTGCTGGAGACCCTTTCCGGCGCCAACTGCGGAGCCTGCGGTTACCCCGGCTGCAGCGCCTACGCCAAGGCCGTGGCCGAGGGGAAGGCCGAGCCGAGTCTCTGCACCCCCGGGGGCCAGTCGACCCTGGAGAAGATCGCCCATATCATGGGGGTGGCCGCCGTCGGTGCGGCGCCGCAGGTCGCCGTGGTCCTCTGCCAGGGGGACAATCTCAGGGCTGCGGCCAAGTACCGCTACCTCGGGGTCGTCGACTGCGTCGCCGCCCAGCGCATCGCCGACGGTCCCAAGATCTGTCCTGGCGGCTGCCTGGGCCTCGGCACCTGCGCCCGGGTTTGCCCCTTCGGCGCCATCGAAATGACTTCCGAGGGGCTGGCGGTCATCAGCCGGGAAAAGTGCACCGGCTGCCGCAAGTGCGTCGGCGCCTGCCCGCGTCAGGTCATCGCCATGACCCCCCTCGACGCCACGGTGCACGTGCTGTGCAACAGTCACGACAAGGGGGCGGCGGTGCGCAAGTACTGCCAGGTCGGCTGCATCGCCTGCATGATCTGCAAGAAGACGGTCCCCGAGGCCTATGTGATCGAGGACTTCCTGGCGAAGGTCGTCTACGAGCATTATCAGGAATCCGGCGCGGCGGTGGAGAAGTGCCCCACCAAATGCATCCGGGATTTCGTTGACGGCTATCCGGAGGGGAGCCGATTCGCCCCGCCGGTGGTGCCGGTCAAGCGGCAAGAGGCCGTCTGA
- the rsxC gene encoding electron transport complex subunit RsxC — MKLKTFPGGLHPPDNKEWSADKAIEDCPLPEELVIPMSQNIGAPAEPCVVVGQKVKKGEVIGQAKGFVSVPVHASTSGEVVAVEPRLHSSGRLLPAVVIRPDGEDAWVEGLPACDPMTLTPDQIREKIRTAGIVGLGGATFPAHVKLSPPEGKIIDTLILNGVECEPYLTADHRLMLEETERLLDGVTILKRVLGVERAFIGIEANKPDAIDVVSRACAGRGIEVQGLRVKYPQGAEKQLILAVTGREVPSGGLPMDVGVVVQNVGTAVAVSDAVRHGLPLIERIATVSGPGISEAKNLRIRVGTSLSAMVDFCGGLQGDPAKIIMGGPMMGATQLSLDVPATRGTSGVLLFREGDLALVPEGPCIRCGRCVGVCPARILPTTIAAYARLDLINEAEEYNAMDCIECGCCTYTCPAAIPLVQVIRLAKGAILAKRRKV, encoded by the coding sequence ATGAAACTGAAGACGTTCCCCGGGGGGCTTCACCCCCCCGACAATAAAGAGTGGTCGGCCGACAAGGCGATCGAGGACTGCCCCCTCCCCGAAGAGCTGGTCATCCCCATGTCCCAGAACATCGGCGCCCCGGCGGAACCCTGCGTCGTCGTCGGTCAGAAGGTGAAAAAGGGGGAGGTGATAGGGCAGGCCAAGGGATTCGTCTCCGTGCCGGTCCATGCCTCGACCTCCGGCGAGGTCGTGGCCGTCGAGCCCCGTCTTCACTCCTCCGGACGCCTGTTGCCGGCGGTGGTGATCCGCCCCGACGGCGAGGACGCCTGGGTCGAGGGGCTCCCTGCCTGCGATCCCATGACGCTGACTCCGGACCAGATTCGCGAGAAGATTCGCACCGCCGGAATCGTCGGCCTCGGGGGGGCGACCTTTCCGGCCCACGTCAAGCTCTCCCCCCCCGAGGGGAAGATCATCGACACCCTGATTCTCAACGGGGTGGAGTGCGAACCGTACCTGACCGCCGACCACCGCCTGATGCTCGAGGAAACCGAACGGCTTCTCGATGGGGTCACCATCCTCAAGCGGGTTCTCGGCGTCGAGCGGGCCTTCATAGGCATCGAGGCCAACAAGCCCGACGCCATCGACGTGGTGAGTCGGGCCTGCGCCGGGCGCGGCATCGAGGTGCAGGGGCTCAGGGTCAAGTATCCCCAGGGGGCGGAAAAACAGCTGATTCTCGCGGTCACCGGGCGCGAGGTCCCTTCCGGCGGGTTGCCGATGGATGTCGGCGTGGTGGTGCAGAACGTCGGGACGGCCGTGGCGGTCAGCGACGCGGTTCGGCACGGCCTCCCCCTCATCGAACGCATCGCCACGGTCAGCGGTCCCGGAATATCCGAGGCGAAAAACCTGCGGATCCGTGTCGGCACCTCGCTTTCGGCCATGGTCGACTTCTGCGGCGGCCTTCAGGGGGATCCGGCCAAGATCATCATGGGGGGACCGATGATGGGGGCCACCCAGCTCTCCCTCGACGTCCCGGCCACGCGCGGCACTTCCGGAGTCCTCCTCTTTCGCGAAGGGGACCTCGCTCTCGTCCCCGAAGGGCCCTGTATCCGCTGCGGACGCTGCGTGGGCGTCTGCCCGGCGCGGATCCTGCCGACGACCATTGCCGCCTACGCCCGCCTCGACTTGATCAACGAGGCCGAAGAGTACAACGCCATGGACTGCATCGAGTGCGGCTGCTGCACCTACACCTGCCCGGCAGCCATCCCCCTGGTGCAGGTCATCCGCCTCGCCAAGGGGGCGATTCTGGCCAAGAGAAGGAAGGTCTGA
- a CDS encoding RnfABCDGE type electron transport complex subunit D: MEKQLYLSSSPHIHCGETTDKVMRGVIYALLPACAVSIYFFGWPALLVLFLCTGGCMATEALCRKGMGQPLSLGDGSAALTGILLALNLPPSSPWWLALLGAVVAIGIGKQVYGGLGSNPFNPALVARVVLLISFPVQMTTWTAPAPLGSAIDALTTATPLGELKTAVMLTGKLPLLAGSDYLGYFTGNMAGSLGEVSALALLLGAAYLFWRRILTWHIPATYLGSVVLLSGVFWLVDPSRYPSPLFHLCTGGLMLGAFFMATDMVTSPVTGKGMVIFGLGCGIITVLVRLFGGYPEGVSFAILLMNAATPLIDRFSRPSKFGTVPQKG, from the coding sequence GTGGAAAAACAGCTCTATCTTTCCTCCTCTCCGCATATCCATTGTGGGGAAACGACCGACAAGGTGATGCGCGGGGTGATCTACGCCCTCCTCCCCGCCTGCGCGGTTTCCATCTATTTTTTCGGATGGCCGGCCCTGCTGGTCCTTTTCCTCTGCACCGGCGGGTGCATGGCCACCGAAGCGCTGTGCCGCAAAGGGATGGGGCAGCCGCTGAGTCTCGGCGACGGCAGCGCGGCGCTGACGGGGATTCTCCTCGCCCTTAATCTTCCGCCGTCGAGTCCCTGGTGGCTGGCCCTCCTCGGCGCGGTGGTGGCCATCGGTATCGGCAAACAGGTCTACGGGGGGCTCGGATCCAACCCTTTCAATCCCGCCCTGGTGGCGCGGGTCGTCCTGCTCATCTCCTTTCCGGTGCAGATGACGACCTGGACGGCTCCGGCTCCCCTCGGTTCGGCCATCGATGCCCTCACCACCGCCACCCCCCTTGGCGAGTTGAAGACGGCGGTGATGCTCACCGGCAAACTGCCCCTTCTGGCCGGAAGCGATTATCTCGGATATTTCACCGGCAACATGGCCGGTTCCCTCGGGGAGGTTTCGGCCCTCGCTCTTCTCCTCGGCGCCGCCTATCTCTTCTGGCGGCGCATCCTGACCTGGCACATCCCCGCCACTTATCTGGGGAGCGTGGTCCTCCTTTCCGGCGTCTTCTGGCTCGTCGATCCGAGCCGTTATCCCAGCCCTCTCTTTCATCTCTGCACCGGCGGTCTGATGCTCGGCGCCTTTTTCATGGCGACGGACATGGTGACCTCGCCGGTCACCGGGAAAGGGATGGTGATCTTCGGTCTCGGCTGCGGCATCATTACCGTTTTGGTGCGTCTCTTCGGCGGTTACCCCGAGGGGGTCTCCTTCGCCATTCTCCTGATGAACGCCGCCACACCGCTGATCGACCGTTTCAGCCGTCCGAGCAAATTCGGCACCGTGCCGCAGAAGGGGTAG
- a CDS encoding RnfABCDGE type electron transport complex subunit G, giving the protein MKELSRLALVLTIIAAAAGLILSLVEGVTRAPIAEVRRQETLKALRAVLPPIDNAPDADKVDLVIGKDRKGRDLLRTFYRGKLEGKLAGIAFKVVAPDGYSGNIEIMVGVDPEGRVVGIEILTHAETPGLGSKITAPVFKDQFRGKGLDDADWRVKKDGGSFDQITGATVSPRAVVQAVKSGLEFFREHRSQIVDSKGSAE; this is encoded by the coding sequence ATGAAAGAACTCAGCCGCCTCGCCCTGGTCCTCACCATCATTGCCGCCGCCGCCGGACTGATCCTCTCCCTTGTGGAGGGGGTGACCCGGGCGCCGATCGCCGAAGTGCGCCGGCAGGAAACCCTCAAGGCCCTGCGCGCCGTCCTCCCCCCCATCGACAACGCCCCGGATGCCGACAAGGTCGACCTGGTCATCGGCAAGGACCGCAAGGGGAGGGATCTCCTCCGCACCTTCTACCGCGGGAAACTCGAAGGAAAGCTGGCCGGGATCGCCTTCAAGGTCGTCGCTCCCGACGGCTACAGCGGCAACATCGAGATCATGGTCGGGGTCGATCCCGAGGGGAGGGTGGTCGGCATCGAGATCCTCACGCACGCCGAAACCCCCGGCCTCGGCAGCAAGATCACCGCGCCGGTCTTCAAGGACCAGTTCCGCGGCAAGGGACTCGACGACGCCGACTGGCGGGTCAAGAAGGATGGCGGTTCCTTCGACCAGATCACCGGGGCAACCGTTTCCCCGCGGGCGGTTGTTCAGGCGGTGAAAAGCGGTCTGGAATTCTTTCGCGAGCACCGGTCGCAGATCGTCGACAGCAAGGGGAGCGCAGAATGA
- the rsxE gene encoding electron transport complex subunit RsxE, which translates to MNLVREFSKGIWRENAVFKLVLGMCPTLAVTTSAENGLGMGLATTFVLLCSNAAIALLRGVIPAKVRIPAFIVIIASFVTVVQLCMEAYVYDLYKALGIFIPLIVVNCVILGRAEAFASKNSLLPSLADGFGMGLGFTLSLFVLGSVRELFGSGAILGFSLFGGGYIPFLLLILPPGAFISLGLLLAGMNRFEASRR; encoded by the coding sequence ATGAATCTGGTCAGGGAATTCAGCAAGGGAATCTGGCGGGAGAATGCCGTCTTCAAGCTGGTGCTCGGGATGTGCCCGACTCTGGCCGTCACCACCAGCGCCGAAAACGGCCTCGGCATGGGGCTGGCGACGACCTTTGTCCTCCTCTGTTCCAATGCCGCCATTGCTCTGCTGCGCGGAGTGATCCCGGCCAAGGTGCGGATCCCCGCCTTCATCGTCATCATTGCCTCCTTCGTGACCGTGGTCCAGCTGTGCATGGAGGCCTATGTCTACGATCTGTACAAGGCCCTCGGCATCTTCATCCCGCTGATCGTCGTCAACTGCGTGATCCTCGGCCGGGCCGAGGCCTTCGCCTCGAAAAACTCCCTCCTCCCCTCACTGGCGGACGGATTCGGCATGGGGCTCGGGTTCACCCTCTCCCTCTTCGTCCTCGGGTCGGTCCGTGAGCTCTTCGGTTCGGGGGCCATCCTCGGCTTCTCCCTGTTCGGCGGCGGTTATATCCCCTTCCTCCTCCTCATCCTCCCCCCCGGCGCCTTCATCAGCCTCGGGCTTCTGCTGGCCGGCATGAATCGTTTCGAAGCCTCGCGGCGCTAG
- a CDS encoding NADH-quinone oxidoreductase subunit A — protein sequence MLENYLPILVLVAIAFAFALGSVVMSRLVGPKKPSAIKLAPYECGMPLVGTARDRVSVKFYIIAMLFIVFDIEAVFLYPWAVMFKKLGLFGFVEMGVFIAILLVGYVYVWKKGALEWE from the coding sequence ATGCTAGAGAATTATCTGCCGATACTCGTTCTCGTTGCCATTGCTTTTGCCTTTGCTCTCGGGTCCGTGGTCATGTCCCGTCTGGTCGGGCCGAAGAAGCCGAGCGCGATCAAGCTGGCTCCCTATGAGTGCGGGATGCCCCTCGTCGGCACCGCTCGCGATCGGGTTTCCGTCAAGTTTTACATCATCGCCATGCTCTTTATCGTCTTCGATATTGAGGCGGTCTTTCTCTATCCCTGGGCGGTGATGTTCAAGAAGCTCGGTCTTTTCGGCTTTGTCGAGATGGGGGTCTTCATCGCAATCCTGCTCGTCGGTTACGTCTATGTCTGGAAAAAAGGAGCACTCGAATGGGAGTAG
- a CDS encoding NADH-quinone oxidoreductase subunit B, whose amino-acid sequence MGVEQTLGNNVVTTSLDKLVNWSRSKSLWPMTFGLACCAIEMMAAGAARFDLDRLGILFRASPRQSDCIIIAGTVTKKMLPVILTVYEQMPEPKYVIAMGACACSGGIFDTYSTVQGIDEYLPVDVYIPGCPPRPEGLIYGIGKLQEKIMKERNSFGAAIGIGEVINEA is encoded by the coding sequence ATGGGAGTAGAGCAAACCCTCGGCAATAATGTTGTCACCACTTCGCTGGACAAGCTCGTCAACTGGTCGCGTTCCAAGTCGCTCTGGCCGATGACCTTCGGTCTGGCCTGCTGCGCCATCGAAATGATGGCCGCCGGTGCGGCGCGCTTCGACCTCGACCGTCTCGGCATCCTCTTCCGCGCCTCCCCCCGCCAATCCGACTGCATCATCATCGCCGGCACCGTGACCAAGAAGATGCTGCCGGTCATTCTGACGGTCTACGAGCAGATGCCCGAGCCCAAATATGTCATCGCCATGGGCGCCTGCGCCTGCTCCGGCGGAATCTTCGATACCTACAGCACCGTTCAGGGGATCGATGAGTATCTCCCCGTCGATGTCTATATCCCCGGCTGCCCCCCCCGGCCCGAAGGGCTGATCTACGGGATCGGCAAGCTCCAGGAGAAGATCATGAAGGAGCGCAACTCCTTCGGGGCCGCCATCGGGATCGGCGAGGTCATTAACGAGGCCTAG
- a CDS encoding NADH-quinone oxidoreductase subunit C, whose translation MSEHAAVGKLKEKFSAAVLGVAEFREETTVTVKKEDIVAICTFLKEELGYNFLCDLCGVDYLGESPRFMVVYNLYNIATKDRLRVKIPVEESDPRVDSVIGVWGTANWHERECWDLMGISFNNHPDLRRILMPADWEGHPLRKDYPLQGPGREPYQGRLS comes from the coding sequence ATGAGTGAACATGCTGCCGTAGGCAAGCTCAAAGAAAAATTTTCCGCCGCCGTTCTGGGGGTTGCCGAGTTTCGTGAAGAAACGACGGTCACCGTCAAGAAGGAGGATATCGTCGCCATCTGCACCTTCCTCAAGGAGGAGTTGGGCTACAACTTCCTCTGCGACCTCTGCGGAGTCGACTACCTCGGAGAGTCCCCCCGTTTCATGGTGGTTTACAACCTGTACAACATCGCCACCAAGGATCGTCTGCGGGTCAAGATTCCCGTCGAAGAGTCGGACCCCCGGGTCGACTCGGTCATCGGGGTGTGGGGGACCGCCAACTGGCACGAGCGCGAATGCTGGGACCTGATGGGTATCTCCTTCAACAACCATCCCGATCTCCGGCGCATTCTGATGCCCGCCGATTGGGAAGGACACCCGCTGCGCAAGGACTACCCTCTCCAGGGGCCCGGTCGCGAGCCTTACCAGGGGCGACTCTCGTAG
- the nuoD gene encoding NADH dehydrogenase (quinone) subunit D: protein MANLETMTINMGPQHPSTHGVLQLVLELDGEIVKKAVPHIGFLHRGVEKLSEHRTYHQTIPLTDRLDYLAPMSNNLGYVLAVEKLLGITDAIPERAQRIRVIMTELTRLKSHLVWLATHALDIGAMTVFLYCFREREEIIDIYEKVSGARMTSNYFRVGGLSADFPAGLEKEIRSFIDAMPGHVDTYEGLLTGNKIWQKRTIGVGRISAEAAIDIGLTGPALRASGVDWDLRRDNPYSGYEKYDFRVVTAEEGDVFARYKARLDEMRESCKIIRQALDALQPGPILADAPKICLPAKKNVVNTIEGLIHHFKIVTEGFKPEVGEVYQGIEAPKGELGYYLVSDGSAHPYRMKIRPPSFVNLQALPQMVEGSLLADVIAVIGTLDIVLGEIDR from the coding sequence ATGGCAAATCTCGAAACTATGACTATAAACATGGGCCCTCAGCACCCCTCGACCCACGGGGTTCTGCAGCTGGTCCTCGAACTTGACGGCGAGATCGTCAAGAAGGCGGTCCCCCATATCGGTTTTCTCCACCGCGGGGTGGAGAAGCTCTCCGAGCACCGGACCTACCACCAGACCATTCCCCTGACCGACCGTCTCGACTATCTGGCTCCGATGAGCAACAATCTCGGCTATGTCCTCGCCGTCGAGAAGCTTCTCGGCATCACCGACGCCATTCCCGAGCGCGCCCAGAGAATTCGCGTCATCATGACGGAATTGACCCGTCTCAAGAGCCACCTGGTGTGGCTGGCGACCCACGCTCTCGATATCGGCGCCATGACTGTTTTTCTCTACTGCTTCCGCGAGCGCGAGGAAATCATCGATATCTACGAGAAGGTCTCCGGCGCCCGCATGACCTCCAATTACTTCCGGGTGGGGGGACTCTCCGCCGATTTCCCCGCCGGACTCGAGAAGGAGATCCGCTCCTTCATCGACGCCATGCCCGGTCACGTCGATACCTACGAGGGCCTTCTGACCGGCAACAAGATCTGGCAGAAGCGGACCATAGGCGTCGGCAGGATCAGCGCCGAAGCGGCCATCGATATCGGCCTCACCGGTCCGGCGCTGCGCGCCTCCGGTGTCGATTGGGACCTGCGCCGGGACAATCCCTACAGCGGATACGAGAAATACGATTTCCGCGTTGTGACCGCCGAAGAGGGAGATGTCTTTGCCCGCTACAAGGCCCGGCTCGACGAAATGCGCGAATCGTGCAAGATCATCCGCCAGGCCCTCGATGCCCTCCAGCCTGGACCGATTCTCGCCGACGCTCCGAAGATCTGCCTGCCGGCCAAGAAAAATGTGGTCAATACCATCGAAGGGTTGATCCACCATTTCAAGATCGTAACCGAGGGTTTCAAGCCCGAGGTCGGCGAGGTTTACCAGGGGATCGAGGCGCCCAAGGGGGAGCTCGGCTACTACCTGGTGTCCGACGGGTCGGCCCATCCCTACCGGATGAAGATTCGGCCCCCCTCCTTCGTCAACCTGCAGGCTCTGCCGCAGATGGTTGAGGGATCCCTGCTTGCCGACGTGATTGCTGTCATCGGTACGCTGGATATCGTTCTCGGTGAAATCGACCGGTAA
- the nuoE gene encoding NADH-quinone oxidoreductase subunit NuoE translates to MSNAAQSVAQEEIDLTGANQVIDKYQDMHGSLMPVLQGIQEHYGYIPEPTVHLVAERLNVYTSQIYGVLTFYAQFHLKPRGKYIVRVCMGTACHVKGATRIGDTLTEQLGIGHAETTEDLKFTAEYVACIGACGMAPVIMVNEATYGSMSVQKMVEVIDKYKAME, encoded by the coding sequence ATGAGCAACGCAGCGCAAAGTGTAGCGCAGGAAGAGATCGACCTGACGGGCGCCAACCAGGTCATCGACAAATATCAGGACATGCACGGGTCTTTGATGCCCGTACTCCAGGGGATCCAGGAACACTACGGTTACATCCCCGAGCCGACGGTGCATCTCGTCGCCGAACGGCTCAATGTCTATACCAGCCAGATCTACGGGGTGCTGACCTTTTACGCCCAGTTCCACCTCAAGCCGCGGGGCAAGTACATCGTCCGCGTCTGCATGGGGACCGCCTGCCACGTCAAGGGGGCGACGCGCATCGGCGACACCCTGACCGAACAGCTCGGCATCGGACATGCCGAGACCACGGAGGATCTGAAGTTCACCGCCGAGTATGTCGCCTGTATCGGCGCCTGCGGCATGGCTCCGGTCATCATGGTCAACGAGGCGACCTACGGCAGCATGTCCGTTCAGAAGATGGTCGAGGTCATCGACAAATACAAGGCCATGGAATAG
- the nuoF gene encoding NADH-quinone oxidoreductase subunit NuoF, with translation MAANAEIIKVLICQGTGGMASGAAAVAAAFTEEFTKQGVEASVGKRCEVVGTGCRGLCANDVLVDIVLPGQTAVTYDFVTPEMVPQIVTEHVLGNEPVAKKVAGEYYTQFLAKQQRIIFSRCGTVNAESLDDFLAHQGFTGIKKAVTMKPAEVIDEVKRSGLRGRGGGGFPTGVKWSFCAASPGDEKYLICNADEGDPGAFMDRSVLEGDPYGLIEGMMIGAYAIGCKFAYVYVRAEYPLAIKRLQLAIDTCYAKGILGENCMGLGFQLDMRIKAGAGAFVCGEETALMASIEGHRGMSRPRPPFPAVRGLWGKPTNINNVETFANVSYIFYNGADWYSSIGTEGTKGTKIFALTGKVKHTGLVEVPAGTTMKEVIYDVCGGILNNRKFKAVQAGGPSGGCLPAEALDAQVDYDSLIKAGAMMGSGGLVVMDETTCMVDIARFFLNFTRAESCGKCIPCRIGLKIMLEILERITHGEGREGDLELLEDMAYDIKKSSLCGLGQTAPNPVLSTLRYFRHEYEAHIKEKRCPSNSCKPLLKFEVVDGACKKCGLCFRVCPVDAVRWEKGQLAVIDKEKCTQCTSCYDACRFMAIE, from the coding sequence ATGGCCGCAAATGCAGAAATCATAAAAGTTCTGATCTGCCAGGGGACCGGCGGTATGGCTTCAGGGGCGGCGGCGGTAGCCGCGGCCTTTACCGAGGAGTTCACCAAGCAGGGGGTCGAGGCCAGCGTCGGCAAGCGTTGCGAGGTTGTCGGCACCGGCTGCCGCGGACTCTGCGCCAATGACGTTCTGGTCGATATCGTCCTTCCGGGGCAGACGGCGGTGACCTACGACTTCGTCACGCCGGAGATGGTGCCGCAGATCGTCACCGAACACGTGCTCGGCAACGAGCCGGTGGCCAAGAAGGTTGCCGGCGAGTACTATACCCAGTTTCTCGCCAAGCAGCAGCGTATCATCTTCTCCCGCTGCGGTACGGTCAACGCCGAAAGCCTCGACGATTTTCTGGCTCACCAGGGTTTTACGGGGATCAAAAAGGCGGTCACCATGAAGCCTGCCGAGGTCATCGACGAAGTCAAGCGCTCCGGCCTCCGCGGTCGTGGGGGCGGGGGGTTTCCCACCGGCGTCAAATGGTCTTTTTGTGCCGCTTCGCCAGGTGATGAGAAATACCTGATCTGCAACGCCGACGAGGGGGACCCAGGGGCGTTCATGGACCGTTCCGTTCTCGAAGGCGACCCCTACGGCCTCATCGAAGGGATGATGATCGGCGCCTATGCCATCGGCTGCAAATTCGCCTATGTCTACGTGCGTGCCGAGTATCCTCTGGCGATCAAGCGACTGCAGCTGGCCATCGACACCTGTTACGCCAAGGGGATCCTCGGTGAAAACTGCATGGGTCTCGGCTTTCAGCTCGACATGCGCATCAAGGCCGGCGCCGGCGCTTTCGTCTGCGGCGAAGAGACGGCACTGATGGCGTCCATCGAGGGACATCGCGGAATGAGCCGTCCTCGCCCCCCCTTCCCGGCGGTGCGCGGCCTGTGGGGAAAACCGACCAATATCAACAACGTCGAAACCTTCGCCAACGTCTCCTACATCTTTTACAACGGCGCTGACTGGTATTCCTCCATCGGCACCGAAGGGACCAAGGGGACCAAGATCTTCGCCCTCACCGGCAAGGTCAAGCACACGGGTCTCGTCGAGGTTCCCGCCGGTACCACCATGAAGGAGGTCATCTACGACGTCTGCGGCGGTATCCTCAATAACCGCAAGTTCAAGGCGGTTCAGGCCGGCGGCCCCTCCGGGGGATGCCTCCCGGCCGAAGCCCTCGACGCCCAGGTCGACTACGACTCGTTGATCAAGGCCGGCGCGATGATGGGTTCCGGCGGTCTGGTGGTCATGGACGAGACGACCTGCATGGTTGACATCGCCCGCTTCTTCCTCAACTTCACCCGCGCCGAGTCCTGCGGCAAGTGCATCCCCTGTCGCATCGGACTGAAAATCATGCTCGAGATTCTCGAGAGGATTACCCACGGCGAGGGGCGGGAAGGGGACCTCGAACTCCTCGAGGACATGGCCTACGACATCAAGAAGAGTTCCCTTTGCGGCCTCGGTCAGACCGCTCCCAATCCGGTACTCTCCACTCTGCGCTACTTCCGCCACGAGTACGAGGCGCACATCAAGGAAAAGCGCTGTCCCTCCAACTCCTGCAAGCCGCTCCTCAAGTTCGAAGTGGTCGATGGCGCCTGCAAGAAGTGCGGTCTGTGTTTCCGGGTCTGCCCCGTGGACGCCGTGCGCTGGGAAAAGGGTCAGCTGGCGGTCATTGACAAGGAAAAGTGTACCCAGTGCACTTCCTGTTACGATGCCTGCCGCTTCATGGCGATTGAATAG